In Paroedura picta isolate Pp20150507F chromosome 1, Ppicta_v3.0, whole genome shotgun sequence, the following are encoded in one genomic region:
- the ADARB1 gene encoding double-stranded RNA-specific editase 1 isoform X1: protein MDIDDEENMSSGSTDVKENRNMDNISSKDGSMQGTGEGNQLSNGGGTGSRKRLLEEGNNGHSKFRPKKRKKTPGPVLPKNALMQLNEIKPGLQYKLLSQTGPVHAPIFVMAVEVNGQVFEGSGPTKKKAKLHAAERALRSFVQFPNASEAHLAMGRTLSLNTDFTSDQADFPDALFNGFENPVQSDPSFCLDSNGDGSFSSSTDFNLSSAVTTSIIQSSLPTPSPYPPTSGKNPVMILNELRPGLKYEFLSESGESHAKNFVMAVSVDGQMFEGSGRNKKLAKARAAQSALASLFNMQLDQTPSHQPIPSEGLQLHLPQVLADAVARLVVDKFSELTDNFTSPHARRKVLAGVVMTTGTDVKDAQVISVSTGTKCINGEYMSDRGLALNDCHAEIIARRCLLKFLYMQLELLLSTKEDQQKSIFIQSERGGFKLKENVQFHLYISTSPCGDARIFSPHEAAQEDQGDRHPNRKARGQLRTKIESGEGTIPVRSTTTIQTWDGVLQGERLLTMSCSDKIARWNVLGIQGALLSLVVEPIYFSSIILGSLYHGDHLSRAVYQRIAEIEELPPLYILNRPLLSGISNAEARQPGKAPNFSINWTVGDAGLEVINATTGKDELGRASRLCKHALYSRWMRIHAKLSSSLRSKVTQPNLYYETKQVALEYQSAKESLFKAFSKAGLGAWVEKPIEQDQFSLAV from the exons GTTCAGGCAGCACTGATGTTAAAGAGAACCGCAACATGGACAACATTTCCTCTAAAGATGGGAGTATGCAAGGTACCGGGGAGGGAAATCAGCTCTCCAATGGTGGTGGCACAGGCAGCAGAAAGAGACTATTGGAAGAGGGAAACAATGGCCACTCCAAGTTCCgcccaaagaagaggaagaaaacgcCAGGGCCCGTCTTGCCTAAAAACGCCCTGATGCAGCTGAATGAAATCAAGCCTGGCTTACAATACAAGCTTCTCTCCCAGACGGGACCGGTTCATGCCCCTATATTTGTGATGGCAGTAGAAGTAAACGGGCAAGTTTTTGAAGGTTCTGGCCCTACCAAAAAGAAAGCAAAGCTTCATGCAGCAGAAAGAGCTTTGAGGTCCTTTGTTCAGTTTCCCAACGCCTCGGAAGCGCATCTAGCAATGGGGAGAACTCTTTCGTTAAATACGGACTTTACCTCTGACCAGGCCGACTTCCCAGATGCACTTTTTAACGGGTTTGAAAATCCAGTTCAGTCAGATCCTTCCTTTTGCCTGGATTCCAATGGCGATGGGTCCTTCAGCTCTAGCACAGACTTCAACCTGTCATCTGCTGTGACTACCAGTATTATCCAGTCGTCTCTTCCTACTCCGTCGCCATATCCGCCAACCAGTGGGAAAAACCCAGTCATGATACTGAATGAACTTCGGCCAGGGTTGAAATACGAGTTTCTTTCAGAAAGCGGAGAAAGCCACGCAAAGAACTTTGTGATGGCCGTGTCGGTGGATGGTCAAATGTTTGAAGGGTCTGGAAGGAACAAAAAACTTGCAAAGGCTCGGGCAGCTCAGTCTGCTCTTGCGTCTTTATTTAACATGCAGCTGGATCAGACCCCATCTCACCAGCCCATTCCCAGCGAGGGCCTTCAGTTACACCTGCCACAG GTTTTAGCCGATGCTGTAGCACGCTTGGTGGTAGATAAGTTCAGTGAATTGACTGATAATTTTACATCACCCCATGCACGTAGAAAAGTTCTTGCTGGAGTTGTCATGACGACAG GTACCGATGTGAAAGATGCTCAGGTTATAAGTGTTTCCACAGGAACAAAGTGTATCAATGGAGAATACATGAGTGATCGTGGTCTTGCGTTGAATGATTGCCATGCAGAAATTATAGCTCGCAGGTGCCTGCTTAAATTTCTCTATATGCAACTTGAACTGCTGTTAAG TACTAAGGAGGATCAACAGAAATCTATTTTTATCCAGTCAGAAAGAGGTGGGTTTAAACTGAAAGAAAATGTGCAGTTTCATCTCTACATCAGCACCTCTCCTTGTGGTGATGCTCGAATTTTCTCACCCCATGAGGCAGCACAAGAAG ATCAGGGAGACAGACATCCAAACCGGAAAGCAAGAGGGCAGCTACGGACAAAAATTGAATCCGGGGAAGGAACAATTCCTGTCCGATCTACAACTACAATCCAGACGTGGGATGGAGTATTGCAAGGAGAGAGATTGCTTACAATGTCATGTAGTGATAAGATAGCTAG GTGGAATGTGCTGGGCATTCAAGGAGCATTGCTTAGCCTCGTTGTGGAGCCTATTTACTTCTCCAGCATCATCTTAGGAAGTTTATACCATGGCGATCATCTGTCCAGGGCGGTCTACCAGCGAATAGCAGAGATAGAGGAGTTACCACCACTCTACATTCTTAACAGACCCTTACTCAGTG GTATCAGCAATGCTGAAGCCCGTCAACCAGGAAAAGCACCGAATTTCAGTATAAACTGGACTGTAGGAGATGCTGGTCTTGAAGTAATTAATGCTACAACGGGCAAGGATGAATTGGGCCGCGCATCTCGTCTCTGTAAGCATGCTCTGTACAGTCGCTGGATGCGCATTCATGCAAAG CTTTCTTCCAGCCTTCGTTCAAAAGTCACCCAACCAAACCTGTACTACGAAACCAAGCAAGTAGCTTTGGAATATCAAAGCGCCAAAGAATCTTtgttcaaagcattttccaaggcTGGGCTTGGAGCCTGGGTGGAGAAACCAATAGAACAGGATCAGTTCTCCCTCGCAGTCTGA
- the ADARB1 gene encoding double-stranded RNA-specific editase 1 isoform X2, with translation MDNISSKDGSMQGTGEGNQLSNGGGTGSRKRLLEEGNNGHSKFRPKKRKKTPGPVLPKNALMQLNEIKPGLQYKLLSQTGPVHAPIFVMAVEVNGQVFEGSGPTKKKAKLHAAERALRSFVQFPNASEAHLAMGRTLSLNTDFTSDQADFPDALFNGFENPVQSDPSFCLDSNGDGSFSSSTDFNLSSAVTTSIIQSSLPTPSPYPPTSGKNPVMILNELRPGLKYEFLSESGESHAKNFVMAVSVDGQMFEGSGRNKKLAKARAAQSALASLFNMQLDQTPSHQPIPSEGLQLHLPQVLADAVARLVVDKFSELTDNFTSPHARRKVLAGVVMTTGTDVKDAQVISVSTGTKCINGEYMSDRGLALNDCHAEIIARRCLLKFLYMQLELLLSTKEDQQKSIFIQSERGGFKLKENVQFHLYISTSPCGDARIFSPHEAAQEDQGDRHPNRKARGQLRTKIESGEGTIPVRSTTTIQTWDGVLQGERLLTMSCSDKIARWNVLGIQGALLSLVVEPIYFSSIILGSLYHGDHLSRAVYQRIAEIEELPPLYILNRPLLSGISNAEARQPGKAPNFSINWTVGDAGLEVINATTGKDELGRASRLCKHALYSRWMRIHAKLSSSLRSKVTQPNLYYETKQVALEYQSAKESLFKAFSKAGLGAWVEKPIEQDQFSLAV, from the exons ATGGACAACATTTCCTCTAAAGATGGGAGTATGCAAGGTACCGGGGAGGGAAATCAGCTCTCCAATGGTGGTGGCACAGGCAGCAGAAAGAGACTATTGGAAGAGGGAAACAATGGCCACTCCAAGTTCCgcccaaagaagaggaagaaaacgcCAGGGCCCGTCTTGCCTAAAAACGCCCTGATGCAGCTGAATGAAATCAAGCCTGGCTTACAATACAAGCTTCTCTCCCAGACGGGACCGGTTCATGCCCCTATATTTGTGATGGCAGTAGAAGTAAACGGGCAAGTTTTTGAAGGTTCTGGCCCTACCAAAAAGAAAGCAAAGCTTCATGCAGCAGAAAGAGCTTTGAGGTCCTTTGTTCAGTTTCCCAACGCCTCGGAAGCGCATCTAGCAATGGGGAGAACTCTTTCGTTAAATACGGACTTTACCTCTGACCAGGCCGACTTCCCAGATGCACTTTTTAACGGGTTTGAAAATCCAGTTCAGTCAGATCCTTCCTTTTGCCTGGATTCCAATGGCGATGGGTCCTTCAGCTCTAGCACAGACTTCAACCTGTCATCTGCTGTGACTACCAGTATTATCCAGTCGTCTCTTCCTACTCCGTCGCCATATCCGCCAACCAGTGGGAAAAACCCAGTCATGATACTGAATGAACTTCGGCCAGGGTTGAAATACGAGTTTCTTTCAGAAAGCGGAGAAAGCCACGCAAAGAACTTTGTGATGGCCGTGTCGGTGGATGGTCAAATGTTTGAAGGGTCTGGAAGGAACAAAAAACTTGCAAAGGCTCGGGCAGCTCAGTCTGCTCTTGCGTCTTTATTTAACATGCAGCTGGATCAGACCCCATCTCACCAGCCCATTCCCAGCGAGGGCCTTCAGTTACACCTGCCACAG GTTTTAGCCGATGCTGTAGCACGCTTGGTGGTAGATAAGTTCAGTGAATTGACTGATAATTTTACATCACCCCATGCACGTAGAAAAGTTCTTGCTGGAGTTGTCATGACGACAG GTACCGATGTGAAAGATGCTCAGGTTATAAGTGTTTCCACAGGAACAAAGTGTATCAATGGAGAATACATGAGTGATCGTGGTCTTGCGTTGAATGATTGCCATGCAGAAATTATAGCTCGCAGGTGCCTGCTTAAATTTCTCTATATGCAACTTGAACTGCTGTTAAG TACTAAGGAGGATCAACAGAAATCTATTTTTATCCAGTCAGAAAGAGGTGGGTTTAAACTGAAAGAAAATGTGCAGTTTCATCTCTACATCAGCACCTCTCCTTGTGGTGATGCTCGAATTTTCTCACCCCATGAGGCAGCACAAGAAG ATCAGGGAGACAGACATCCAAACCGGAAAGCAAGAGGGCAGCTACGGACAAAAATTGAATCCGGGGAAGGAACAATTCCTGTCCGATCTACAACTACAATCCAGACGTGGGATGGAGTATTGCAAGGAGAGAGATTGCTTACAATGTCATGTAGTGATAAGATAGCTAG GTGGAATGTGCTGGGCATTCAAGGAGCATTGCTTAGCCTCGTTGTGGAGCCTATTTACTTCTCCAGCATCATCTTAGGAAGTTTATACCATGGCGATCATCTGTCCAGGGCGGTCTACCAGCGAATAGCAGAGATAGAGGAGTTACCACCACTCTACATTCTTAACAGACCCTTACTCAGTG GTATCAGCAATGCTGAAGCCCGTCAACCAGGAAAAGCACCGAATTTCAGTATAAACTGGACTGTAGGAGATGCTGGTCTTGAAGTAATTAATGCTACAACGGGCAAGGATGAATTGGGCCGCGCATCTCGTCTCTGTAAGCATGCTCTGTACAGTCGCTGGATGCGCATTCATGCAAAG CTTTCTTCCAGCCTTCGTTCAAAAGTCACCCAACCAAACCTGTACTACGAAACCAAGCAAGTAGCTTTGGAATATCAAAGCGCCAAAGAATCTTtgttcaaagcattttccaaggcTGGGCTTGGAGCCTGGGTGGAGAAACCAATAGAACAGGATCAGTTCTCCCTCGCAGTCTGA